The following coding sequences are from one Paracoccus alcaliphilus window:
- a CDS encoding GNAT family N-acetyltransferase codes for MTLEPVTLSGQYVDLVPLTQQHHDQLAHAVADGELWSLWYTPIPEPGEMAAEIDRRLSLQKAGTMLPFAVIDKATQQAVGMTTYMNIDLHGPRVEIGSTWYAQRVQRTPLNTEAKLLLLSHAFDRLDCLAVEFRTHFLNHQSRRAIERLGAKLDGILRQHMRMRDGTLRDTCVYSIIASEWPAIRSGLNWQLAKRR; via the coding sequence ATGACGCTGGAACCAGTTACCCTGTCGGGGCAATATGTCGATCTTGTCCCGCTGACGCAGCAACATCACGACCAACTTGCCCATGCGGTGGCGGATGGCGAGTTGTGGTCGCTGTGGTACACCCCCATTCCCGAACCCGGCGAAATGGCGGCAGAGATCGACCGCAGGCTGTCGCTGCAAAAGGCGGGCACGATGCTGCCCTTTGCCGTGATCGACAAGGCGACGCAGCAGGCCGTGGGCATGACCACCTATATGAATATCGACCTGCACGGGCCGCGGGTCGAGATCGGCTCGACCTGGTATGCGCAGCGGGTTCAGCGCACGCCGCTGAATACCGAGGCCAAGCTGCTGCTGCTGTCCCATGCCTTCGACCGGCTTGACTGTCTGGCGGTCGAATTCCGCACCCATTTCCTGAACCATCAAAGCCGCCGCGCCATCGAAAGGCTGGGCGCCAAACTGGATGGCATCCTGCGCCAGCACATGCGGATGCGCGACGGCACGCTGCGTGATACCTGTGTCTATAGCATCATCGCATCGGAATGGCCTGCGATCCGGTCCGGGCTGAACTGGCAGCTTGCGAAACGCCGCTGA
- a CDS encoding 50S ribosomal protein L11 methyltransferase: MPTFTALTHIQGREAAEALAEACEDLSPEPVGTGVFEIEDGSHRWEVGIYFTETPDDVALALLAAAHGAAPFAIAELPEVDWVAHVRRELTPVRAGRFYVHGSHDTDTVPEGVEALCIEAAMAFGTGHHNTTKGCLEALDGLVTQGYAARRIADIGCGTAVLAMGAARVWPVTVLASDIDPVAVDTAAANVIANGLDGRVICVEAAGFDHPLLDQAAPFDLVLANILKQPLIDLAPDMARHVAPQGRIILSGILTTQAEEVIAAYHAAGFGDEERRDSGDWSTLVMTRRG; the protein is encoded by the coding sequence ATGCCGACCTTTACCGCGCTGACCCATATCCAGGGCCGAGAAGCCGCCGAAGCCCTTGCCGAAGCCTGCGAAGACCTGTCCCCCGAACCCGTCGGCACCGGCGTTTTCGAGATCGAGGACGGCTCTCACCGCTGGGAGGTGGGGATCTATTTCACCGAAACCCCCGACGATGTGGCGCTGGCGCTGCTGGCGGCGGCGCATGGCGCGGCCCCCTTTGCCATTGCCGAACTGCCCGAGGTGGATTGGGTCGCCCATGTCCGCCGCGAATTGACGCCGGTGCGTGCGGGTCGCTTCTATGTCCACGGCAGCCACGATACCGATACCGTCCCCGAAGGGGTCGAGGCGCTGTGCATCGAGGCCGCGATGGCCTTCGGCACCGGCCATCACAACACCACCAAGGGCTGCCTTGAAGCGCTGGACGGGCTGGTCACGCAAGGCTATGCCGCCCGGCGCATCGCCGATATCGGCTGTGGTACCGCCGTTCTGGCGATGGGTGCCGCGCGGGTCTGGCCGGTGACGGTGCTGGCCAGCGACATCGACCCGGTGGCGGTCGATACCGCCGCGGCCAATGTCATCGCCAACGGGCTGGACGGCCGCGTCATCTGCGTCGAGGCGGCGGGCTTTGACCATCCGCTGCTGGATCAGGCCGCGCCCTTCGATCTGGTGTTGGCCAATATCCTGAAACAGCCGCTGATCGATCTGGCCCCCGACATGGCCCGCCATGTCGCCCCGCAGGGCCGCATCATCCTGTCCGGCATCCTGACCACGCAGGCAGAAGAGGTCATCGCCGCCTATCACGCCGCCGGTTTCGGGGATGAGGAGCGCCGCGATTCCGGCGACTGGTCCACGCTGGTCATGACGCGGCGGGGATAA